A stretch of Equus caballus isolate H_3958 breed thoroughbred chromosome 11, TB-T2T, whole genome shotgun sequence DNA encodes these proteins:
- the TRPV2 gene encoding transient receptor potential cation channel subfamily V member 2 isoform X2 — MTSPPSPLDFRLETSDEVQEEDAKVDKGKLGHGDGPPPMESPFQGEDRNFSPQIKVNLKYRKGAGASQPDPNRFDRDRLFSVVSRGVPEDLAGLPEYLRRTSKYLTDSEYTEGSTGKTCLMKAVLNLRDGANACILPLLQIDKDSGNPRPLVNAQCSDEYYRGHSALHIAIEKRSLQCVKLLVENGADVHARACGHFFQKKSQGTCFYFGELPLSLAACTKQWDVVTYLLENPHQPANLQAADSLGNTALHALVMIADNSEENSALVIRMYDGLLRAGARLCPAVQLEDIPNLQGLTPLKLAAKEGKIEIFRHILQREFSGPCQPLSRKFTEWCYGPVRVSLYDLASVDSWEENSVLEIIAFHCRSPHRHRMVVLEPLNKLLQAKWDLLIPRFFFNFVCYLIYMFIFTAVAYHQPALEKAFSPMKVTAGNSMLLLGHILILLGGVYLLVGQLWYFWRRRLFIWISFMDSYFEILFLVQALLTVLSQVLCFLAVEWYLPLLVSSLVLGWLNLLYYTRGLQHTGIYSVMIQKVILRDLLRFLLVYLVFLFGFAVALVSLSREAWVPQVPTGPNVTEAVQSGAGQHDEEGSTAPYRGILDASLELFKFTIGMGELAFQDQLRFRGVVLLLLLAYVLLTYILLLNMLIALMSETVNSVATDSWSIWKLQKAISVLEMEKGYWWCRRKKQRAGVLLTVGTRPDGSPDERWCFRVEEVNWAAWEQTLPTVCEEPSGSSGAGTMKNPALTSQPGEESASEGDQLPLQLLESH; from the exons ATGACCTCGCCCCCCAGCCCTCTGGATTTCAGGCTTGAGACATCGGATGAAGTCCAAGAAGAGGATGCTAAGGTGGACAAAGGAAAATTGGGCCATGGGGATGGGCCACCCCCCATGGAGTCACCATTCCAGGGCGAGGACCGGAACTTCTCCCCTCAGATCAAAGTGAACCTCAAGTACCGAAAGGGAGCAGGTGCCAG CCAGCCAGACCCAAACCGCTTTGACCGTGACCGGCTCTTCAGCGTGGTCTCCCGGGGTGTCCCCGAGGACCTGGCTGGGCTACCAGAATATCTGCGCCGGACCAGCAAGTACCTCACGGACTCAGAGTACACAG aGGGCTCTACGGGGAAGACGTGCCTGATGAAGGCCGTGCTGAACCTTCGAGACGGGGCCAACGCCTGCATCCTGCCACTGCTGCAGATTGACAAGGACTCTGGAAATCCCCGGCCCCTGGTCAACGCCCAGTGCTCAGATGAGTACTACCGAGGCCACAGTGCCCTGCACATTGCCATCGAGAAGAGGAGCCTGCAGTGTGTGAAGCTCCTGGTGGAAAATGGGGCAGATGTGCATGCCCGGGCCTGTGGCCACTTCTTCCAGAAAAAGAGCCAAGGGACTTGCTTCTATTTCG GTGAGCTGCCCCTGTCTCTGGCCGCGTGCACCAAGCAGTGGGATGTCGTGACCTACCTCCTGGAGAACCCGCACCAGCCCGCCAACCTGCAGGCCGCCGACTCGCTGGGCAACACGGCCCTGCATGCCTTGGTGATGATCGCAGACAACTCGGAGGAGAACAGCGCCCTGGTGATCCGGATGTACGACGGGCTCCTCCGCGCTGGGGCCCGCCTCTGCCCTGCTGTGCAGCTCGAGGACATCCCCAACCTGCAGGGCCTCACGCCCCTGAAGCTGGCCGCAAAGGAGGGCAAAATCGAG ATTTTCAGACACATCCTGCAGCGGGAGTTCTCGGGGCCATGCCAGCCCCTTTCCCGCAAGTTCACTGAGTGGTGCTACGGGCCTGTCCGGGTGTCTCTGTATGACCTGGCCTCTGTGGACAGCTGGGAGGAGAACTCAGTGCTGGAGATCATCGCCTTTCATTGCAGAAGCCCG CACCGACACCGAATGGTGGTTTTGGAGCCGCTGAACAAACTGCTGCAGGCGAAATGGGACCTGCTTATCCCCAGGTTCTTCTTCAACTTCGTGTGTTACTTGATCTACATGTTCATCTTCACTGCTGTTGCCTACCACCAGCCTGCCCTGGAGAAG GCCTTCTCCCCCATGAAAGTGACAGCCGGAAACTCCATGCTGCTCCTGGGCCACATCCTGATCCTGCTTGGGGGGGTCTACCTCCTCGTGGGCCAG CTGTGGTACTTCTGGAGGCGCCGTCTGTTCATCTGGATCTCATTCATGGACAGCTACTTTGAAATTCTCTT CCTGGTCCAGGCCCTGCTCACAGTGCTGTCCCAGGTGCTGTGTTTCCTGGCCGTCGAGTGGTACCTGCCCCTGCTTGTGTCCTCGCTGGTGCTGGGCTGGCTGAACCTGCTTTACTATACACGCGGCTTGCAGCACACAGGCATCTACAGTGTCATGATCCAGAAG GTCATCCTGCGGGACCTGCTCCGCTTCCTTCTGGTCTACTTAGTCTTCCTTTTCGGCTTCGCTGTAG ccctgGTGAGCCTCAGCCGGGAGGCCTGGGTTCCCCAGGTCCCCACAGGCCCCAATGTCACAGAGGCAGTGCAGTCCGGGGCGGGACAGCATGATGAGGAGGGCAGCACGGCCCCATACAGGGGCATCCTGGACGCCTCCTTGGAGCTCTTCAAATTCACCATTGGCATGGGCGAGCTGGCCTTCCAGGACCAGCTGCGCTTCCGTGGGGtggtgctgctgctcctgctggccTACGTGCTGCTCACCTACATCCTGCTGCTCAACATGCTCATCGCCCTCATGAGCGAGACCGTCAACAGCGTGGCCACCGACAGCTGGAGCATCTGGAAGCTGCAG AAAGCCATCTCTGtcctggagatggagaaaggctaCTGGTGGTGCAGGAGGAAGAAGCAGCGAGCAGGTGTGTTGCTGACCGTTGGCACCAGGCCGGACGGTAGCCCTGACGAGCGCTGGTGCTTCAG GGTGGAGGAAGTGAACTGGGCTGCATGGGAGCAGACGCTGCCTACAGTGTGTGAAGAGCCATCAGGGTCAAGCGGTGCTG GTACCATGAAGAATCCAGCCCTGACCTCCCAACCAGGGGAGGAGAGTGCCTCGGAGGGAGATCAGCTGCCCCTCCAGCTCCTGGAGTCCCACTGA
- the TRPV2 gene encoding transient receptor potential cation channel subfamily V member 2 isoform X1 — translation MTSPPSPLDFRLETSDEVQEEDAKVDKGKLGHGDGPPPMESPFQGEDRNFSPQIKVNLKYRKGAGASQPDPNRFDRDRLFSVVSRGVPEDLAGLPEYLRRTSKYLTDSEYTEGSTGKTCLMKAVLNLRDGANACILPLLQIDKDSGNPRPLVNAQCSDEYYRGHSALHIAIEKRSLQCVKLLVENGADVHARACGHFFQKKSQGTCFYFGELPLSLAACTKQWDVVTYLLENPHQPANLQAADSLGNTALHALVMIADNSEENSALVIRMYDGLLRAGARLCPAVQLEDIPNLQGLTPLKLAAKEGKIEIFRHILQREFSGPCQPLSRKFTEWCYGPVRVSLYDLASVDSWEENSVLEIIAFHCRSPHRHRMVVLEPLNKLLQAKWDLLIPRFFFNFVCYLIYMFIFTAVAYHQPALEKQAFSPMKVTAGNSMLLLGHILILLGGVYLLVGQLWYFWRRRLFIWISFMDSYFEILFLVQALLTVLSQVLCFLAVEWYLPLLVSSLVLGWLNLLYYTRGLQHTGIYSVMIQKVILRDLLRFLLVYLVFLFGFAVALVSLSREAWVPQVPTGPNVTEAVQSGAGQHDEEGSTAPYRGILDASLELFKFTIGMGELAFQDQLRFRGVVLLLLLAYVLLTYILLLNMLIALMSETVNSVATDSWSIWKLQKAISVLEMEKGYWWCRRKKQRAGVLLTVGTRPDGSPDERWCFRVEEVNWAAWEQTLPTVCEEPSGSSGAGTMKNPALTSQPGEESASEGDQLPLQLLESH, via the exons ATGACCTCGCCCCCCAGCCCTCTGGATTTCAGGCTTGAGACATCGGATGAAGTCCAAGAAGAGGATGCTAAGGTGGACAAAGGAAAATTGGGCCATGGGGATGGGCCACCCCCCATGGAGTCACCATTCCAGGGCGAGGACCGGAACTTCTCCCCTCAGATCAAAGTGAACCTCAAGTACCGAAAGGGAGCAGGTGCCAG CCAGCCAGACCCAAACCGCTTTGACCGTGACCGGCTCTTCAGCGTGGTCTCCCGGGGTGTCCCCGAGGACCTGGCTGGGCTACCAGAATATCTGCGCCGGACCAGCAAGTACCTCACGGACTCAGAGTACACAG aGGGCTCTACGGGGAAGACGTGCCTGATGAAGGCCGTGCTGAACCTTCGAGACGGGGCCAACGCCTGCATCCTGCCACTGCTGCAGATTGACAAGGACTCTGGAAATCCCCGGCCCCTGGTCAACGCCCAGTGCTCAGATGAGTACTACCGAGGCCACAGTGCCCTGCACATTGCCATCGAGAAGAGGAGCCTGCAGTGTGTGAAGCTCCTGGTGGAAAATGGGGCAGATGTGCATGCCCGGGCCTGTGGCCACTTCTTCCAGAAAAAGAGCCAAGGGACTTGCTTCTATTTCG GTGAGCTGCCCCTGTCTCTGGCCGCGTGCACCAAGCAGTGGGATGTCGTGACCTACCTCCTGGAGAACCCGCACCAGCCCGCCAACCTGCAGGCCGCCGACTCGCTGGGCAACACGGCCCTGCATGCCTTGGTGATGATCGCAGACAACTCGGAGGAGAACAGCGCCCTGGTGATCCGGATGTACGACGGGCTCCTCCGCGCTGGGGCCCGCCTCTGCCCTGCTGTGCAGCTCGAGGACATCCCCAACCTGCAGGGCCTCACGCCCCTGAAGCTGGCCGCAAAGGAGGGCAAAATCGAG ATTTTCAGACACATCCTGCAGCGGGAGTTCTCGGGGCCATGCCAGCCCCTTTCCCGCAAGTTCACTGAGTGGTGCTACGGGCCTGTCCGGGTGTCTCTGTATGACCTGGCCTCTGTGGACAGCTGGGAGGAGAACTCAGTGCTGGAGATCATCGCCTTTCATTGCAGAAGCCCG CACCGACACCGAATGGTGGTTTTGGAGCCGCTGAACAAACTGCTGCAGGCGAAATGGGACCTGCTTATCCCCAGGTTCTTCTTCAACTTCGTGTGTTACTTGATCTACATGTTCATCTTCACTGCTGTTGCCTACCACCAGCCTGCCCTGGAGAAG CAGGCCTTCTCCCCCATGAAAGTGACAGCCGGAAACTCCATGCTGCTCCTGGGCCACATCCTGATCCTGCTTGGGGGGGTCTACCTCCTCGTGGGCCAG CTGTGGTACTTCTGGAGGCGCCGTCTGTTCATCTGGATCTCATTCATGGACAGCTACTTTGAAATTCTCTT CCTGGTCCAGGCCCTGCTCACAGTGCTGTCCCAGGTGCTGTGTTTCCTGGCCGTCGAGTGGTACCTGCCCCTGCTTGTGTCCTCGCTGGTGCTGGGCTGGCTGAACCTGCTTTACTATACACGCGGCTTGCAGCACACAGGCATCTACAGTGTCATGATCCAGAAG GTCATCCTGCGGGACCTGCTCCGCTTCCTTCTGGTCTACTTAGTCTTCCTTTTCGGCTTCGCTGTAG ccctgGTGAGCCTCAGCCGGGAGGCCTGGGTTCCCCAGGTCCCCACAGGCCCCAATGTCACAGAGGCAGTGCAGTCCGGGGCGGGACAGCATGATGAGGAGGGCAGCACGGCCCCATACAGGGGCATCCTGGACGCCTCCTTGGAGCTCTTCAAATTCACCATTGGCATGGGCGAGCTGGCCTTCCAGGACCAGCTGCGCTTCCGTGGGGtggtgctgctgctcctgctggccTACGTGCTGCTCACCTACATCCTGCTGCTCAACATGCTCATCGCCCTCATGAGCGAGACCGTCAACAGCGTGGCCACCGACAGCTGGAGCATCTGGAAGCTGCAG AAAGCCATCTCTGtcctggagatggagaaaggctaCTGGTGGTGCAGGAGGAAGAAGCAGCGAGCAGGTGTGTTGCTGACCGTTGGCACCAGGCCGGACGGTAGCCCTGACGAGCGCTGGTGCTTCAG GGTGGAGGAAGTGAACTGGGCTGCATGGGAGCAGACGCTGCCTACAGTGTGTGAAGAGCCATCAGGGTCAAGCGGTGCTG GTACCATGAAGAATCCAGCCCTGACCTCCCAACCAGGGGAGGAGAGTGCCTCGGAGGGAGATCAGCTGCCCCTCCAGCTCCTGGAGTCCCACTGA